One stretch of Pyxidicoccus trucidator DNA includes these proteins:
- the tssB gene encoding type VI secretion system contractile sheath small subunit, whose amino-acid sequence MSKESSVAPTERVNIVYKPATGNAQEQVELPLKVLMMGDYTGQADDRPLEQRAPINVDKANFNEVMAQQNLKVTLTAADKLAGDPNATMNVTLQFKNLADFSPESVVNQVPELKKLLELRSALNALKGPLGNLPAFRKKLQSMLADEEGRKALIKELGLKDETK is encoded by the coding sequence ATGAGCAAAGAGAGTTCTGTCGCCCCTACCGAGCGCGTCAACATCGTCTACAAGCCCGCCACGGGCAACGCCCAGGAGCAGGTGGAGCTGCCGCTGAAGGTCCTCATGATGGGGGACTACACGGGCCAGGCCGATGACCGTCCGCTCGAGCAGCGCGCGCCCATCAACGTCGACAAGGCCAACTTCAACGAAGTGATGGCCCAGCAGAACCTGAAGGTCACCCTCACCGCCGCGGACAAGCTCGCCGGTGACCCGAACGCGACGATGAACGTCACGCTCCAGTTCAAGAACCTGGCCGACTTCTCCCCGGAGAGCGTCGTCAACCAGGTCCCCGAGCTCAAGAAGCTGCTCGAGCTGCGCAGCGCGCTCAACGCCCTCAAGGGGCCCCTGGGCAACCTGCCCGCGTTCCGCAAGAAGCTGCAGTCGATGCTCGCCGACGAAGAGGGCCGCAAGGCGCTCATCAAGGAGCTGGGCCTCAAGGACGAGACCAAGTAG
- the tssG gene encoding type VI secretion system baseplate subunit TssG, with protein sequence MASEERNADALVAAARQLAEAAPRAGFFPLVAFLERLTSRAQAEARAQGDTRSQADARAQVVRVGGPGPVNEEMIRFRHDPSLGFPSGDVNSVTLHHVPARADDPYARRPLFEVVTSFLGLTGSVSPLPHYIAEEVAQEDPDEPVRREFLDLFHHRLLSLLYRIESKYRLSSETDTSFTDQWSKRLLALGGFDTYERPLESKLPTWRLLRIAPLLAGRFRTAEQLEVALQDVMGDDLEGARVTVRQFVGRWVDIDARVQLGRLNNILGRNMLLGGKAFDRTGKIQIHVSPLPPRAYRRLMPEGDLLPLVREVVALFVKDPLEYDLELGLTEGVQQQFRLSRKEPSKLGRDTWLGNSQQTHLSVPVAR encoded by the coding sequence GTGGCTTCCGAGGAACGGAACGCAGACGCTCTTGTAGCGGCGGCGCGTCAACTGGCGGAGGCGGCACCCCGGGCGGGCTTCTTTCCCCTGGTGGCCTTCCTGGAGCGGCTGACGTCCCGGGCCCAGGCCGAGGCCAGGGCCCAGGGCGACACCCGCTCCCAGGCCGACGCCCGCGCCCAGGTGGTGCGCGTGGGCGGGCCCGGGCCCGTCAACGAGGAGATGATCCGCTTCCGGCATGACCCGTCGCTGGGGTTTCCCTCTGGCGATGTGAACTCCGTCACGCTCCACCACGTGCCGGCGCGGGCGGACGACCCGTACGCCAGGCGGCCCTTGTTCGAAGTCGTGACGAGCTTCCTGGGACTGACGGGCTCGGTGAGCCCCCTGCCCCACTACATCGCGGAGGAAGTCGCGCAGGAGGACCCGGACGAACCCGTGCGGCGCGAGTTCCTGGACCTCTTCCACCACCGGCTGCTGTCGCTGCTGTACCGGATTGAGTCCAAGTACCGCCTCTCCAGCGAGACGGACACGTCCTTCACGGACCAGTGGTCCAAGCGGCTCCTCGCGCTGGGCGGCTTCGACACCTACGAGCGCCCCCTGGAGAGCAAGCTGCCGACCTGGCGCCTGCTGCGCATCGCCCCGCTGCTGGCCGGGCGCTTCCGCACCGCGGAGCAGCTGGAGGTGGCGCTCCAGGACGTCATGGGCGACGACCTGGAGGGCGCGCGCGTCACGGTGCGCCAGTTCGTGGGCCGCTGGGTGGACATCGACGCCCGGGTGCAGCTGGGCCGCCTGAACAACATCCTCGGGCGCAACATGCTGCTGGGTGGCAAGGCCTTCGACAGGACGGGGAAGATTCAAATCCATGTCAGCCCGCTGCCGCCGCGCGCCTACAGGCGGCTGATGCCGGAGGGCGATTTGCTCCCCCTGGTGCGCGAGGTGGTGGCCCTCTTCGTGAAGGACCCGCTCGAGTACGATTTGGAGCTGGGACTCACCGAGGGCGTGCAGCAGCAGTTCCGCCTGTCCCGCAAGGAACCGAGCAAGCTGGGCCGGGACACCTGGCTTGGCAACAGCCAACAGACGCACCTCAGCGTCCCTGTCGCGAGATGA
- the tssA gene encoding type VI secretion system protein TssA — MPPTLEELRERARPWAEPVPGGAPAGVQAKHEPAYEAITTEVARLESPASAGVRWDDVVQGAGELLKGTTKDLWLAAYMAYGLYATRGLDGAATGTAVLLEVTERYWPDLYPELKRLRGRANAVGWFVERMGRILPSVDQATVSAESLEALAIAMKRLAQVSRERFADSAPAFGPIQDAIARLRAGLPPPPEPAPTQDSSQSATNEEAASAHANGASTHGATGNEASANNTGGNGASAHNAGGNGAGAHGAGGDGAAAHGVGGNGASGNSASAKGASGNGSAAKGAAGHAAGGNGAATKGASGNATSGNTAGANAAANAGTAAANTLKASAGKPATQAAAAPVVVPALPTLPASPDLSSAEAVTDFLRTVGTALLGAAGALRRASVEDPLSYRLLRTGLWLHLSRPPATGANGRTPLPPFPAALHTKLETLESNQRWADLLDEAESALGQHRFALGLHRFSAAALTGLGEAHTAARAALVQELGAQLRRMPGTEELVAANGTPLTDEATRAWLRAEVLPASPTTTSSGAGVALALPSLSLPTEASSIGSGPALEEEARSLLAAGRVHEAVTLLQGAVVSATTGRARFLSRLTLARLCANAGQLPLARAVYDALDEEVSAHSLDTWEPALAAACLEGWLSTRTPGEKEGGRVAAKVRNRYRRLARLDSSAALRVGA, encoded by the coding sequence ATGCCGCCCACCCTCGAAGAGCTTCGCGAGCGTGCCCGTCCCTGGGCCGAACCCGTGCCTGGCGGCGCCCCCGCCGGAGTGCAGGCGAAGCACGAGCCGGCCTATGAAGCCATCACCACGGAGGTGGCCAGGCTGGAGTCCCCGGCCAGCGCCGGTGTGCGCTGGGACGACGTGGTCCAGGGCGCGGGCGAGCTGCTGAAGGGCACCACCAAGGACCTCTGGCTGGCGGCGTACATGGCCTACGGCCTCTACGCCACGCGCGGCCTGGACGGCGCGGCCACCGGCACCGCCGTCCTCCTCGAGGTGACCGAGCGGTACTGGCCGGACCTCTACCCCGAGCTGAAGCGGCTGCGAGGCCGAGCCAACGCCGTCGGCTGGTTCGTCGAGCGGATGGGCCGCATCCTCCCCTCGGTGGACCAGGCCACGGTGAGCGCGGAGTCCCTGGAGGCGCTGGCCATCGCCATGAAGCGGCTGGCGCAGGTGTCCCGTGAGCGCTTCGCCGACTCGGCCCCCGCCTTCGGCCCAATCCAGGACGCCATCGCCCGGCTGCGCGCGGGGCTGCCCCCTCCCCCCGAGCCCGCGCCCACGCAGGACTCCTCGCAGTCGGCCACGAACGAGGAGGCCGCATCCGCCCACGCGAACGGCGCTTCCACGCACGGTGCCACCGGGAACGAGGCTTCCGCGAACAACACCGGTGGTAACGGCGCTTCCGCCCACAATGCCGGCGGAAACGGTGCGGGCGCGCACGGTGCCGGTGGTGACGGTGCTGCCGCGCACGGCGTCGGCGGGAACGGCGCCTCCGGGAACAGTGCGTCCGCGAAGGGGGCCTCCGGGAACGGCTCTGCCGCGAAGGGTGCCGCAGGGCACGCGGCCGGCGGGAACGGTGCCGCAACGAAGGGGGCCTCGGGCAACGCCACCTCTGGGAACACGGCCGGAGCGAACGCCGCGGCGAACGCGGGCACCGCCGCCGCGAACACCCTGAAGGCCTCCGCCGGGAAGCCCGCCACGCAGGCCGCCGCCGCGCCCGTGGTGGTGCCTGCCCTCCCGACGCTGCCGGCCTCACCGGACCTGTCCAGCGCGGAGGCGGTGACGGACTTCCTTCGCACCGTGGGCACCGCGCTGCTGGGCGCCGCCGGGGCCCTGCGCCGCGCGAGCGTCGAGGACCCGCTGTCCTACCGGCTGCTGCGCACGGGCCTGTGGCTGCACCTGTCCCGCCCGCCCGCCACCGGCGCCAACGGCCGCACGCCGCTCCCGCCGTTTCCGGCCGCGCTGCACACCAAGCTGGAGACGCTGGAGTCCAACCAGCGCTGGGCCGACCTGCTGGACGAGGCCGAGTCCGCCCTGGGCCAGCACCGCTTCGCCCTCGGCCTCCACCGCTTCAGCGCCGCCGCCCTGACGGGCCTGGGCGAGGCGCACACCGCCGCCCGCGCGGCGCTGGTGCAGGAGCTGGGCGCCCAGCTGCGCCGCATGCCCGGCACGGAGGAGCTTGTCGCCGCCAACGGCACGCCCCTCACCGACGAGGCCACCCGCGCCTGGCTGCGCGCGGAGGTGCTCCCCGCGAGCCCCACCACCACGTCCTCCGGCGCGGGCGTGGCGCTGGCCCTGCCGTCGCTCTCGCTCCCGACGGAAGCGTCCAGCATCGGAAGCGGACCTGCCCTGGAGGAGGAGGCCCGCTCGCTGCTCGCCGCGGGCCGCGTCCACGAAGCCGTCACCCTGTTGCAGGGCGCCGTCGTCTCCGCCACCACCGGCCGCGCCCGATTCCTCTCACGACTGACCTTGGCGCGGCTGTGCGCCAATGCGGGACAGCTCCCGCTCGCCCGTGCCGTCTACGACGCGCTCGACGAGGAGGTGTCTGCCCATTCTCTCGACACCTGGGAGCCGGCCCTCGCGGCCGCGTGCCTCGAAGGCTGGTTGTCGACCCGAACCCCTGGGGAAAAGGAGGGGGGACGGGTGGCAGCAAAAGTTCGAAACCGGTATCGTCGTCTAGCGCGGTTGGATTCTTCTGCCGCGTTGCGCGTCGGCGCCTGA
- the tssC gene encoding type VI secretion system contractile sheath large subunit yields MANETQTQKSTGVAADASLSLLDEILSEAKLKPKDEGYDVAKRGVQAFITEMLAPHRSEERVDKALVDAMIAEIDKRLSAQVNEILHAKEFQKLESSWRGLKFLVDRVDFRENTRVEMLNVSKEDLQKDFEDAPEVTKSGLYKLAYSNEYGVFGGKPYGVINANYDFDVGPQDIDLLRKCASVAAMAHAPFIANAAPDIFGEQSFLKLPDLKDLKSLFEGPQYARWHSFRESEDARYVGLALPRFLLRLPYGEKTVPVKAFNFTEDVVGSHERYLWGYASIAMTSRVADSFAKFRWSPNIIGPQSGGAVENLPLHQYEAMGEIQTKIPTEVMLTERREYELAEEGFIGLVFRKDSDNAAFFSANSAQKPKFFGNTPEGKAAETNYRLGTQLPYMFIMTRLAHYIKVLQREQIGSWKEKSDLERELNHWMSQYISDMDDPAPAVRSRRPLRAARVTVEDVDGQPGWYRCSLQVRPHFKYMGASFTLSLVGKLDKE; encoded by the coding sequence ATGGCTAACGAGACCCAGACCCAGAAGTCCACGGGCGTCGCCGCTGACGCCTCCCTGTCCCTCCTCGACGAGATTCTGTCCGAGGCCAAGCTCAAGCCGAAGGACGAGGGCTATGACGTCGCCAAGCGCGGCGTGCAGGCCTTCATCACCGAGATGCTGGCGCCGCACCGCTCCGAGGAGCGCGTGGACAAGGCCCTCGTCGACGCGATGATTGCCGAAATCGACAAGCGCCTGTCCGCGCAGGTCAACGAAATCCTCCACGCCAAGGAGTTCCAGAAGCTGGAGTCCTCGTGGCGCGGGCTGAAGTTCCTGGTCGACCGCGTCGACTTCCGCGAGAACACCCGCGTGGAGATGCTCAACGTCTCCAAGGAAGACCTCCAGAAGGACTTCGAGGACGCCCCGGAAGTCACCAAGAGCGGCCTGTACAAGCTCGCGTACTCCAACGAGTACGGTGTGTTCGGCGGCAAGCCCTACGGCGTCATCAACGCCAACTACGACTTCGACGTGGGCCCGCAGGACATCGACCTGCTGCGCAAGTGCGCGTCCGTGGCCGCCATGGCTCACGCGCCCTTCATCGCCAACGCCGCGCCGGACATCTTCGGCGAGCAGAGCTTCCTCAAGCTGCCGGACCTCAAGGACCTCAAGTCCCTCTTCGAGGGTCCGCAGTACGCCCGGTGGCACTCGTTCCGCGAGAGCGAGGACGCGCGCTATGTGGGCCTGGCGCTGCCGCGCTTCCTGCTGCGCCTGCCCTACGGTGAGAAGACCGTCCCCGTGAAGGCCTTCAACTTCACCGAGGACGTCGTCGGCAGCCACGAGCGCTACCTCTGGGGCTACGCCTCCATCGCCATGACGAGCCGCGTGGCGGACTCCTTCGCCAAGTTCCGCTGGAGCCCGAACATCATCGGTCCCCAGTCCGGTGGCGCGGTGGAGAACCTGCCGCTGCACCAGTACGAGGCCATGGGGGAAATCCAGACCAAGATTCCCACCGAGGTCATGCTCACCGAGCGCCGCGAGTACGAGCTGGCCGAGGAGGGCTTCATCGGCCTGGTGTTCCGCAAGGACTCCGACAACGCCGCGTTCTTCAGCGCCAACTCCGCGCAGAAGCCGAAGTTCTTCGGCAACACGCCCGAGGGCAAGGCCGCGGAGACCAACTACCGCCTGGGTACGCAGCTGCCCTACATGTTCATCATGACCCGCCTGGCGCACTACATCAAGGTGCTGCAGCGCGAGCAGATTGGCAGCTGGAAGGAGAAGTCGGACCTGGAGCGCGAGCTCAACCACTGGATGAGCCAGTACATCTCCGACATGGATGACCCGGCGCCCGCGGTCCGCTCGCGCCGCCCGCTGCGTGCCGCGCGCGTGACGGTGGAAGACGTGGACGGCCAGCCCGGCTGGTACCGTTGCAGCCTGCAGGTGCGCCCGCATTTCAAGTACATGGGTGCGTCGTTCACCTTGTCCCTCGTGGGCAAGTTGGACAAGGAGTGA
- the tssD gene encoding type VI secretion system tube protein TssD — protein MAESVHLYLKANGTDITGESTQTSLGRADSIECVYYDQKVFTAREAGSGLATGRRQYEGITFRKRIDKASPLLMKALCENQVIEATFKFFRPNPTGDGTTEQFYTTSIKKARVNSIKQYVPDSFVPASTNLPPMEEITLVFHTINWTITNGGVTHEDTWDTQR, from the coding sequence ATGGCTGAGTCAGTACACCTGTACCTGAAGGCGAATGGCACCGACATCACGGGCGAGAGCACCCAGACGTCCCTGGGCCGCGCGGACTCCATCGAGTGCGTCTACTACGACCAGAAGGTGTTCACCGCGCGTGAGGCCGGCTCCGGTCTCGCGACGGGCCGCCGCCAGTACGAGGGCATCACCTTCCGCAAGCGCATCGACAAGGCGTCGCCGCTGCTCATGAAGGCCCTCTGCGAGAACCAGGTCATCGAGGCGACCTTCAAGTTCTTCCGTCCGAACCCGACGGGCGACGGCACGACCGAGCAGTTCTACACGACGTCCATCAAGAAGGCCCGGGTCAACAGCATCAAGCAGTACGTCCCGGACTCCTTCGTGCCCGCGAGCACCAACCTTCCTCCCATGGAGGAGATCACCCTGGTGTTCCACACCATCAACTGGACCATCACCAACGGTGGCGTGACGCACGAGGACACCTGGGACACCCAGCGCTAA
- the tssE gene encoding type VI secretion system baseplate subunit TssE, translated as MGSRGLLSRIAEGNGTLAPPGDVVESIAEHLRNLLNTRRGESVAAPAYGILDLNDIVHSYPSAIPRMTQSIRTAIQDFEPRLKNVVVQYAADPSDPTALRFDISAQLATRDRRGMVRFHTQVHPGGRVDLW; from the coding sequence ATGGGCTCCCGAGGCTTGCTGTCCCGCATCGCCGAAGGCAACGGCACGCTCGCGCCACCCGGCGACGTGGTGGAGTCCATCGCCGAGCACCTGCGCAACCTGCTCAACACGCGCAGGGGTGAGTCCGTGGCGGCTCCGGCGTACGGCATCCTGGACCTGAACGACATCGTCCACTCGTACCCCTCAGCCATTCCGCGGATGACGCAGTCCATCCGCACGGCCATCCAGGACTTCGAGCCGCGGCTGAAGAACGTGGTGGTGCAGTACGCGGCGGACCCGTCGGACCCGACGGCGCTGCGCTTCGACATCAGTGCCCAGCTGGCCACGCGAGACAGGCGGGGCATGGTGCGCTTCCACACGCAGGTGCATCCGGGCGGACGCGTGGACCTGTGGTGA
- the tssF gene encoding type VI secretion system baseplate subunit TssF produces MFSKYYLSELSYLREMGRAFGLANPSVAGLLVERGADPDVERLLEGFAFLTARIRERVDDDVPELVHGLTELLLPHYLRPLPASTIVEFSPNLRALRGRSRLPAGAEVASQPIDGTSCVFRTTSDVDLLPVQLTDALLDRASITSPVLRLFFQTTEQGRAEVFRPQGLRLFIHGELSAASVVLLWLLRYCRQVRVRGVSSEGEGFKLPANAIHPVGFDRDFKLLPWPRASEGYRHLQEYLTLPEKFLFFDVRGLDAATGVKDDKFEIAFHLERPPPLDARIHREMFRLHCAPVVNLFSVPADPVLHGVLDGDHLLRASDLPANHAEVYSVDAVTGLQAGRNERRMYRPFFEFSHTAGGDAQQSFYRLRRTHSPLDDGIDTYITLETPRDVPPVLGSEEALSIDLTCTNRSLPSRLQVGDLTASTAGSPTQAKFKNISPVSRPARAPLGSELHWRLLSHLAINQHSLADAAALRRLMDLYNFHSLTDNLSARASRLRINAIRAVETKPVTRFLEGAPLRGHRTRVDLDEENFMGVGDSFLFGCILEELLASHVTINSFNELSIRLHPSQTEYTWLPRNGTQTLL; encoded by the coding sequence ATGTTCAGCAAGTACTACCTGAGCGAGCTGTCGTACCTGCGGGAGATGGGCCGTGCCTTCGGGCTGGCCAACCCCTCCGTCGCGGGCCTGCTGGTGGAGCGCGGCGCGGACCCGGACGTGGAGCGGCTGCTGGAGGGCTTCGCCTTCCTGACGGCGCGCATCCGCGAGCGGGTGGACGACGACGTGCCGGAGCTGGTGCACGGCCTCACGGAGCTGCTGCTGCCGCACTACCTGCGCCCGCTGCCGGCCTCCACCATCGTCGAGTTCTCCCCCAACCTGCGCGCGCTGCGCGGCCGCTCGCGCCTGCCCGCGGGCGCGGAGGTGGCCTCCCAGCCCATCGACGGCACCAGCTGCGTCTTCCGCACCACGTCGGACGTGGACCTGCTGCCGGTGCAGCTGACGGACGCGCTGCTGGACCGTGCGTCGATTACGTCCCCGGTGCTGCGGCTGTTCTTCCAGACGACGGAGCAGGGCCGCGCGGAGGTGTTCCGCCCGCAGGGCCTGCGCCTGTTCATCCATGGCGAGCTGTCCGCCGCGTCGGTGGTGCTGCTGTGGCTCCTGCGCTACTGCCGCCAGGTGCGCGTGCGCGGCGTCTCGTCGGAAGGCGAGGGCTTCAAGCTGCCGGCCAACGCCATCCACCCGGTGGGCTTCGACAGGGACTTCAAGCTGCTGCCCTGGCCGCGCGCCAGCGAGGGCTACCGGCACCTGCAGGAGTACCTGACGCTGCCGGAGAAGTTCCTGTTCTTCGACGTGCGCGGGCTGGACGCCGCGACGGGCGTGAAGGACGACAAGTTCGAGATTGCCTTCCACCTGGAGCGGCCGCCGCCCCTGGACGCGCGCATCCACCGGGAGATGTTCCGGCTGCACTGCGCGCCGGTGGTCAACCTCTTCAGCGTGCCGGCGGACCCCGTCCTCCACGGCGTGCTGGACGGGGACCACCTGCTGCGCGCGTCGGACCTGCCGGCCAACCACGCCGAGGTGTACTCGGTGGACGCGGTGACGGGCCTGCAGGCGGGCCGCAACGAGCGGCGCATGTACCGGCCCTTCTTCGAGTTCAGCCACACCGCGGGCGGCGACGCGCAGCAGTCCTTCTACCGGCTGCGCCGGACGCACTCGCCGCTGGACGACGGCATCGACACGTACATCACCCTGGAGACGCCGCGGGACGTGCCGCCGGTGCTGGGCTCGGAGGAGGCGCTGTCCATCGACCTCACCTGCACCAACCGCTCGCTGCCCTCGCGGCTCCAGGTGGGTGATTTGACGGCCTCCACGGCGGGCAGCCCCACACAGGCGAAGTTCAAGAACATCTCCCCGGTGAGCCGGCCGGCGCGCGCCCCGCTGGGCTCGGAGCTGCACTGGAGGCTCCTGTCGCACCTGGCCATCAACCAGCACTCGCTCGCGGACGCGGCGGCGCTGCGGCGGTTGATGGACCTCTACAACTTCCACTCCCTCACGGACAACCTGTCGGCGCGCGCCAGCCGCCTGCGCATCAACGCCATCCGCGCGGTGGAGACGAAGCCGGTGACGCGCTTCCTGGAGGGCGCGCCGCTGCGCGGTCACCGCACCCGGGTGGACCTGGACGAGGAGAACTTCATGGGCGTGGGTGACTCGTTCCTCTTCGGCTGCATCCTCGAGGAGCTGCTCGCGTCCCACGTCACCATCAACTCCTTCAATGAGCTGAGCATCCGCCTCCACCCCTCGCAGACGGAGTACACGTGGCTTCCGAGGAACGGAACGCAGACGCTCTTGTAG
- the tssH gene encoding type VI secretion system ATPase TssH: protein MGAPIRVDPKALVRRLTPTSTRLLEAAVARASAGRFYEIVPEHMLVQMLEPEDSDIARILQQFGVDRRHLLTSMERAVQGLRAGNAGRPVFSETLFQWFEEAWLLASVEQGSTRLRSGVLFAQFVSRRARYTAELFPELDAISRDELMSSLEVVLRPSPENVEVASADAAGAGAGGAAGAPGGRGDEALKRFATSFTGRVREGKIDPIFGRHREIRQMVDILSRRRKNNPILVGEPGVGKTALVEGMAWAIVRGEVPDAMKNVELLGLDLGLLQAGAGVRGEFENRLKAVIAEVKASPTPIILFIDEAHTIIGAGGSQGGTDASNLLKPALARGELRTIAATTWAEYKKYFEKDAALERRFQPVKVEEPSVEDAELMLRGLRPTYEAAHGVIIRDEAVTAAVRLSSRYISGRQLPDKAVDLLDTSAARVKIELSTRPEELVALDQEIAALEREREVRKRDLAEGTGGPDEQEALTEAEEKLRATQDSRASLHARWETERTAVAALMEARKALREAKPEADAAALKEAVDAAAKKLAETRGEVPLVHADVDADIVARVVAGWTGVPVGKMRSDLLASVLTLEDKLRGRVRGQESGLKKVAEIVRISQAGIRNPDTPIGVMLFVGPSGVGKTETALALADTLYGGERFMTTLNMSEFQEKHTVSRLIGSPPGYVGYGEGGLLTEAVRQRPYSVVLLDECEKADLEVMNLFYQVFDKGSLTDGEGRAVDFKNTVIILTSNLGSDVVMRMFEDFAEPTTEQVVAAIRPVLSKHFKPALLARMTIVPFGPVQRDVMRQIAEMKLEKLVGRLRAAHNVETTLAPGLLDELARRCTESEMGARNMEQILQGSLMPVLSRELLQHLVGGAVPPKLHVALTAEGDWDLQFANA from the coding sequence CTGGGGGCTCCCATTCGCGTCGATCCGAAAGCGCTCGTCCGTCGTCTGACGCCGACCTCTACCCGTCTGCTCGAGGCCGCGGTGGCCCGTGCGAGCGCGGGACGGTTCTACGAAATCGTGCCCGAGCACATGCTCGTGCAGATGCTGGAGCCCGAGGACTCGGACATCGCGCGCATCCTCCAGCAGTTCGGGGTGGACCGCCGTCACCTGCTGACCAGCATGGAGCGCGCGGTGCAGGGCCTGCGCGCGGGCAATGCGGGCCGGCCCGTCTTCTCCGAGACGCTCTTCCAGTGGTTCGAGGAGGCGTGGCTCCTGGCCTCCGTGGAGCAGGGCTCCACGCGGCTGCGCTCGGGCGTGCTGTTCGCCCAGTTCGTCAGCCGGCGCGCTCGCTACACCGCGGAGCTGTTCCCGGAGCTGGACGCCATCAGCCGGGACGAGCTCATGTCCTCGCTGGAGGTGGTGCTGCGCCCCTCTCCCGAGAATGTGGAGGTGGCCTCCGCCGACGCCGCGGGCGCCGGTGCGGGTGGCGCGGCCGGGGCTCCTGGCGGGCGCGGGGACGAGGCGCTGAAGCGCTTCGCCACGTCCTTCACGGGCCGGGTGCGCGAGGGGAAGATTGACCCCATCTTCGGCCGGCACCGCGAAATCCGGCAGATGGTGGACATCCTCTCCCGCCGCCGGAAGAACAACCCCATCCTGGTGGGCGAGCCCGGCGTGGGCAAGACGGCGCTCGTCGAGGGCATGGCCTGGGCGATTGTGCGCGGCGAGGTGCCCGACGCGATGAAGAACGTGGAGCTGCTCGGGCTGGACCTGGGCCTGCTCCAGGCGGGCGCGGGCGTGCGCGGCGAGTTCGAGAACCGGCTGAAGGCCGTCATCGCCGAGGTGAAGGCGTCTCCCACGCCCATCATCCTGTTCATCGACGAGGCGCACACCATCATCGGCGCGGGCGGCTCGCAGGGCGGCACGGACGCGTCCAACCTGCTCAAGCCGGCGCTGGCGCGCGGCGAGCTGCGCACCATCGCCGCCACCACCTGGGCCGAGTACAAGAAGTACTTCGAGAAGGACGCCGCGCTGGAGCGGCGCTTCCAGCCGGTGAAGGTGGAGGAGCCGAGCGTGGAGGACGCGGAGCTGATGCTGCGCGGCCTGCGGCCCACCTACGAGGCGGCCCACGGCGTCATCATCCGCGACGAGGCCGTCACCGCCGCGGTGCGCCTGTCCAGCCGCTACATCTCCGGCCGGCAGCTGCCGGACAAGGCGGTGGACCTGCTCGACACGTCCGCGGCCCGCGTGAAGATTGAGCTGTCCACGCGCCCCGAGGAGCTGGTGGCGCTGGACCAGGAGATTGCCGCGCTGGAGCGCGAGCGTGAGGTACGCAAGCGCGACCTCGCCGAGGGCACGGGCGGTCCGGACGAGCAGGAAGCCCTGACGGAGGCGGAGGAGAAGCTGCGCGCCACCCAGGACTCGCGGGCCTCGCTGCACGCGCGCTGGGAGACCGAGCGCACGGCGGTGGCGGCGCTGATGGAGGCGCGCAAGGCGCTGCGCGAGGCGAAGCCGGAGGCGGACGCCGCGGCGCTGAAGGAAGCGGTGGACGCGGCGGCGAAGAAGCTGGCCGAGACGCGCGGCGAGGTGCCGCTGGTGCACGCGGACGTGGACGCGGACATCGTCGCGCGGGTGGTGGCGGGCTGGACGGGCGTGCCCGTCGGGAAGATGCGCAGTGACTTGCTGGCCTCCGTGCTGACGCTGGAGGACAAGCTGCGGGGCCGGGTGCGCGGCCAGGAGTCGGGGCTGAAGAAGGTGGCGGAAATCGTCCGCATCTCCCAGGCGGGCATCCGCAACCCGGACACACCGATTGGCGTCATGCTCTTCGTGGGCCCCAGCGGCGTGGGCAAGACGGAGACGGCGCTGGCGCTGGCGGACACGCTCTACGGCGGCGAGCGCTTCATGACGACGCTCAACATGAGCGAGTTCCAGGAGAAGCACACGGTGAGCCGGCTCATCGGCTCGCCGCCGGGCTACGTGGGCTACGGCGAGGGCGGCCTCTTGACGGAGGCGGTGCGGCAGCGGCCCTACTCCGTGGTGCTGCTGGACGAGTGCGAGAAGGCCGACCTGGAGGTGATGAACCTCTTCTACCAGGTCTTCGACAAGGGCTCACTCACGGACGGCGAGGGCCGCGCGGTGGACTTCAAGAACACCGTCATCATCCTCACCAGCAACCTGGGCTCGGACGTGGTGATGCGGATGTTCGAGGACTTCGCGGAGCCCACCACCGAGCAGGTGGTCGCGGCCATCCGCCCCGTGCTCAGCAAGCACTTCAAGCCGGCGCTGCTGGCGCGCATGACGATTGTGCCCTTCGGTCCGGTGCAGCGCGACGTGATGCGCCAGATTGCGGAGATGAAGCTGGAGAAGCTCGTGGGCCGGCTGCGGGCCGCCCACAACGTGGAGACGACGCTGGCGCCGGGCCTGCTCGACGAATTGGCGCGCCGGTGCACCGAGTCCGAGATGGGAGCGCGCAACATGGAGCAGATCCTCCAGGGCTCGCTGATGCCCGTGCTCTCGCGCGAGTTGTTGCAGCACCTGGTGGGCGGCGCGGTGCCCCCGAAGCTGCATGTGGCCCTGACCGCGGAAGGCGACTGGGACCTCCAGTTCGCCAATGCCTGA